The genomic segment ATACGAAGCGGTAGATGGGGATTCGTTCCCTGCGCTACCCGTGGTTTGCCGGGTCGTGGGCTGATCTCATTCGACTTGGATTCGAGTTTCACGGTTACCTGTGCACACGGTAGGGGCGGGGAACCCCCTTCTTTCCGCATCCCCCATTTCCTTTCGGCGCCCGCGCCGCCCTCGGCGATCCCCTTTGCCGCGGCGGAGGGTTGACGATGCGCTTCCTTCGAACTATTCCGGCGCTTTCGATCCTGGCCGGCGCGCTTCTCTGCGCGGCCCTCCCCGCGGCGGCGGTCGAAGGGCTCCTTCTGATCGCGCCGGGCGGGGCGGGCTGGACCGATTCGCGGGACGCCATCGAGGGAGCGGGCGGCCGTCTCCTCTTCGCCTTCCCACCGGGGGGTGCGGTGATTGAGGGACCGGATTCCTTCTGGGAGAGGATCGCCGGGCTACGCGACGATTGGACCGTCCGTTTCGACGCGATCCCCGAGTCGGAGTCGGCCGGGTTCGAGCGGACCGCGCGTTTCGCGGCGCATGCTTGGAACAGGAGGCTCTCGCCGCCGGCGCGGGGGGCGCATCGCGCCGGAGAGCCGGGAGAGAGCCGCGCCGGTCCGGCCCCCGCCGGCGACGGGGGCATGATGAAGGCGCCTCCGGGCGGCAATTTCTTCGACACGAGCGAGTTCTTCCTCGGCACGGTCGCGATCGCCATCCTCCTTCCGGAGAGCGACGGTTCGATCGATCCCTCCACCGAAAACTGGTCCGCCGCGCGGATCGACTCCGTGATCGCCGAGGTGCAGGAGGGAGCGGCCTGGTGGATCGGGAAGGCGCCGGGCGGGCGGCTTTCCTTCGTGTATGAAATCCCCGATCCGATCCCCTGTCCCTATGAGCCGATCTCACGCAACGCGTTCGTGGCGAAACAGGAGACCCTCTGGGTCCGCACCGTTTTCGATTCCCTGGGCTACGCCTCCGGCGACACATGGTTTCGCGGCCGTTCCTACCTGAACGACGTGCGGGACACCCACGGCGCCGACTGGGCGGTGGCGGTTTTCGTCGCCGACTCCGAGAACGATCCGGACGGGAGGTTCGCCAACAGCCTGATCGGGTTCTCCTACTACGGCGGGCCCTACCACTGCATGACCTACGACTGCGGTTCCTACGGGATCGGGGGGATGCGCGCCGTCGAGGCGCACGAGCTGGCGCACAATTTCTACGCCCTCGACGAATACTACTCGGCCCACAAGGGGTGCGCCCTGAAGGCGGGATACCTTTACGCGGAGAACCAGAACAGCGAATACGGTTCCTGCATTCTCGACGAATCGTGCATCATGCGGGACGACCTGCAGGCGGCCTACGACTCGAGCGCCGCCTGCGTCTACACCCTCGCGCAGGTCGGGATGGCCGACGACGACGAAGACGGGATCGCCGATATTCTGGACACCCATCCGAGCACCCTCTTCGACGCCTTCCCCGACTCGACCGACGATGTGACTCCGACCGTCGGCGGCGCCGCCGAGGTGAATCCCCGCACCAACCGGAACGCGCTCGGCGAAGGGAACGACATCACGCTGAACACGATTTCCGCCGTGCAGGTCCGCATAGACGGGGGGGAATGGCTCGTCGCGCAGCCGGCGGACGGCGTATTCGATTCCACCTGGGAAGCCTTCACCTTCACCGCTCCGGCGGTGACCGAGACCGCCCACGTCTTCGAGGCCCGGGCGATCAACTCCGAGGGGAACGCGGACACGGTCTTCGCCGCGGAGACGCTCCTCGTCTACGACGGCACGCCGCCGTCACCGGTGGCATCGCCCGTCGCCGCGGCCCTCGACTCATCGGTCACGCTGGCCTGGGTCGCGCCCGAGGACGGCGACTACGAAGCGGTGATGATCCGCTTCGGCACCGCCGCCTACCCGGCGGACACGCTCGACGGTTTCCTCCTGGAACGGCGCGCCGGCGCCCCCGGCGAACCGGACACGACGATCCACGCCGGCCTCTTCCCGGACACCACCTACTATTACGCCTTCTTCTCTCTCGACGAGGCGTCCAACCCCTCGGCGCGCGCGGAGGCCACCGCCACGCCTCTCTACCCGCTCCCGCCGGCGGCCCTCCTCGCGCCCCCGGCCGGATCGCTTTATGTCGAAATCGAAACGGACTTTCTCTGGAGCGCGATCCCCCTCGATGATCCGCTCGACACATTGATCGCCTACGCCGTGCAGATCGCCCGGGACAGCCTGTTCACCGACGTGCTGGTGGACAGCGAAGCGACCGCCGGATCGCCTGCGGACACCTTCTGGACCTGCGCCGGCCTCCCCGAGGGGACCATCCTCTGGTGGCGCGCGCGCGGCCTGGACGTCCTCTCCGGCACATGGGGCCTTTGGGGCGTGGGATCGCGATTCGCCACCCGGCTCCCCCTCGCGGGGATCGCCTTCCTCGACTCCACGCTCTCCGGCTACACCAACTTCGCCGACGGCGATTCGCTTCTCCCCAACGAGGACGCGCGCGTCGAGGTCCGTATCGAACCGGCGGACACTCTCGACATCGGCGGCTTCGCCGGCTGGGTCCGCTGGGAGGGAACCACGACCGACTCCGCGCCCCTCGCCCTGGACAGGAACGAGGGGGGATACGGCTACTGGCGGGGCGAGATCCCCTATGGAACCGCCTTCCACCGCGGGGACACGGTCTCCTTTTACGTCTCCGCCGGAGCCCCCTACCAAGCGGGTCTGCGGGACAAGAACGCCGGGGACGACTACGCCTTCACGGCGGGGAGGAGCAAGCTCGCCGCGCTCCACGTGCCGGAGCAGACGGACCCCTATGTGCCGATGCGGTATCCCTTCATCCCGAGCGACGCGGATCCGTCGATCACTCTGACGATCCGCGCCGAGCCTTCCGGGAACGTCACCGGCGGCGCGGCCGTTCTCCGTGTCGCCGGCGATCCGAACTACTCTCTCTTCCCGGTCCTTTCGGACACGCTGATCGGCGGCGTCGATTACCTCACCGTTCTCGTCGATTCCACCTTCGACGTCGACGACGTGGTGGAGTACTACCTGCGGGTCTGGGGTGACCCGTCGCTTTGGGACACCACCTTCCTCTACGGGACCAACGACACGAGCCGGACCGCCTCCGTCGAGGCGAGCGCCGCGGGCGCGCCCTTCACCTTCCTCGTGCACAGCGTGACCGGGCTTCCCGCGGCGGGAGACGGGCTCCTCCCGTCCCGAAACGAACTTCTTCCGAACGCGCCCAATCCGTTCAACCCGACGACCACCCTCTCCTTCGCACTCACCCGCGCCGAGCGCGTCAGCCTCGCACTCTTCGACGTGCGGGGACGGCTGGTCCGCGTGCTGATGGACGACGCCCGCCCGCCGGGCTGGCACGAAATCGCCTGGAACGGCTTGGACGGCGGCGGGAAGGAAGCGCCGAGCGGCGTCTACTTCTCCGTGCTCCGGGGGAACGGCTGGAACCAAACCCGCAAGATCGTCCTCATCCGTTAAAGAGACGCGCGGGGACGCGCCCCTCTTCGATTCTCCCCTCCATTCCGCGCCGGAACCGCATGAGATCAGCGCGTTTCCGTTGACAGCGCACGGCCCCCTCTGCTACGTTCCACGAGATTCTCGAGGAAACACACCCCGATCCGAGCCGCCCGTCGGCCGGATCGTCGCAAGGAGGAGAGCATGGGCGAAGCGTTGGGCATGATCGAGTGTCGCGGGTTCATCGGCGTGGTGGAAGCCGCGGACGCGATGGTGAAGGCGGCCAAGGTCACCCTGGTGCACTACGAACGGATCGGCGGCGGTTACGCCACGGCGATCATCCGCGGAGACGTGGCCGCCGTGCGCGCCGCGACCGAAGCGGGTTCCGCCGCGGCGAGCAAGGTGGGCGAACTGGTCTCGGTGCATGTCATTCCCCGCCCCCATTCGAACCTGGAAGAGGTGCTCCCCATCGGGAAGCGCTCCGGCGACAACGACTGAACGAGGTTCCGGGGAGGGAGCGTAGATGGTACTGGGCAGGGTGGACGGCACGGTGGTCGCCACGCGGAAAGACGCCAAGCTGGAGGGCCTCAAGCTCCTCCTGGTCCGCGTGGTCGATCATCAGGGTAATCCGTCCGGCGGCGCCTTCGTCGCCGTCGATTCCGTGGGCGCCGGCGTCGGCGAGGTGGTTCTCTGCGCCCAAGGAAGTTCCTCCCGCCTCACCCCCGCCACGGAAAACCGGCCGGTCGACGCGGTGATCCTCGCCATCGTCGATCTGGTCGAGGCGGAGGGGCGGGTCACCTACCGGAAGGACGCGTAGGACCGGTGGAGAAGGGCGATTCCTACATCGACGCGATCGTCGACCGCGTGCTGGAGAGGCTGACCGCGGGGGCGTCCGGGACGCGCCCGGCCCCGTCCACGGCGGGGGACGGCCTCTTCGACACCCTGGACGAAGCGGCGCGCGCCGCGGCGGAGGCGTTTCGCGCATTCTCCGCGCTCCCGCTGGAGGCGCGCCGCAGGACGGTCGCCGCCGTCCGCCGCGCGGCGGTGGAGGGGGCGGACGAACTCTCCCGCCTCGCCGTGGCGGAGACCGGCATGGGGCGTGTGGAGGACAAGGTCCGCAAGAACGTCCTCGCCGCCGAGAAAACGCCCGGACCGGAGATCCTCGATCCCGACGCGGTGACCGGCGACCACGGGCTCACGCTGACCGACCGCGCCCCCTACGGCGTGATCGGATCGATCACCCCCTCCACCAACCCGAGCGAAACGATCATCCACAACGGCATCTCCATGATGGCCGGCGGGAACGCCGTCGTCTTCAACGGACACCCGGGCGCCAAGGAGACCACCGCGCGGACCATCGTCCTCCTGAACCGCGCCATCCACGACGCGGGCGGGCCTCCCTTCCTCTTCACCGCCGTGCGGGAGCCGACCATCGAAACCGCGCAGGCGCTGATGACGCACCCGGGGATCCGCCTTCTGGTGGTGACCGGCGGGCCGGGAGTGGTGGCGGCGGCGATGCGGAGCGGGAAGAGGGTGGTGGCGGCCGGGCCGGGAAATCCGCCCGCCGTGGTGGACGAAACCGCCGACGTGGAGAGGGCGGGGAAGGATCTGGTCCTCGGTTCCTCGTTGGACAACAACATCATCTGCGTCGACGAGAAAGAGGTGATCTGCGTCGCCGCCGTCGCGGATCGCCTTCGCGACGCGATGGTCCGCGCCGGCGCGCACCTTCTGGAACCGAACCGCCTGGAGGCGCTGGAAAAGCTGGTCCTCGCGGAGAACGCCGGCCCGGGACGACACGGCGCCCCGCGCAAGGAATGGGTCGGACGGGACGCGAGCCGCATTCTCGACGCCCTCGGCGTCCCCGCCGCGGGGGATCCCCGAATCGTTCTGGTCGAGACGGAGCCGGATCACCCGTTCGTCTGGACCGAGCTTCTCATGCCGGTCATCCCTCTCTGCCGCGTGCCGGACGTGGACGCGGCGATCGACCTGGCGGTCCGGGTGGAGCAGGGCTTCGGTCACACCGCCAGCATGCACTCCCGGAACCTGGACGCCCTCAGCCGGATGGCCCGAGCGGTGAATACATCCATTTTCGTGAAGAACGGCCCCAACTACTCCGGACTCGGTTTCGGCGGCGAGGGGCACACCAGCTTCACCATCGCCAGCCCCACCGGCGAGGGGCTGACCGACGCCCGCACCTTCACCCGGCCGCGCCGTTGCGTGCTCGTCGACCGGTTCCGAATCGTTTAGGCGGAAACCATGGAAGCGCTCGCCCTGCTCGAACTGGACTCCATCGCCGGGGGATACCGCGCCGCCGACGCGTTGATGAAAGCCGCGCGGGTGCGGCTCCTGGAGATGCGCCCCCTGGACCCGGGCAAGTTCCTGATTCTCTTTCGCGGCCCGGTGGGGGAGGTGGACGCCGCCTATCGGCGCGGCCGGGAGACCGCCGGCGAGGATTTGGTGGACGAGGTCTACCTGCCCGCCGCCCACCCGTCCCTTTTCCCGCTGCTCGAGGGGAAACGGCCGGCGGCGTCCATCGAGGCGCTCGGCGTGATCGAGACCGGCTCCGCCGCCTCCGCGGTGTGCGCGGCGGACGCGGCGGCGAAAGCGGCGGAAGTCGCGCTTCTCCGGGTGCATCTCGCCCGAAGGATCGGCGGCAAGGGATATCTGCTCCTCACCGGCGGCCAGGCGGACGTGGAGGCGGCGGTCGCCGCGGGAGCGGCGCGGGCCCGGGAGCGGGAACGGCTGGTGGCGGAGGTGGTGATCCCCGCGCCGACCGAGGAGATCTTCGAACGGCTCACCGCGGAGTGGCTCTAGCATGCGGATCGGCGACGTGATCGGCACGGTGACGGCGACGCAGAAAGCGGAGAGCCTCGTCGGCAGGCGCCTTCTTCTGGTGCAACCGTTGGACGAGCGGGGCCGCCCGACCGAGGCGCCCCTCGTGGCGATCGACACGGTGAGCGCCGCCCCCGGCCAGAGGGTTTACTTCGTGGAGAAGCGAGAGGCGGCCAAGGCGTTCTTCGGACCTCAACTGCCGAGCGACGTGACCATCCTGGGAATCGTCGATCGGATCGACCTCGAGCCATGATTCTCGGCGACGTCATCGGCACGGTAACTTCCACCGTCAAGCACGGGTCCCTCGCGGGGAGACGTCTCCTCTTGGTCCGCCCCGTCACGCCGGAAGGGGAGCCGTCGGGGGAGACGGAGATCGCCCTCGATTCGGTGGACGCCGGGATCGGCGACCGGGTGCTGGTCAACCGCGAGGGACGCTCCGCCGAAGCGATTTTGGGCGCCGACGGCATCCCGGTCCGCAGCGTGATCACGGCGGTGGTGGACGAGGTGGTGAGCGGCGGGCTCGTCGCCTACCGGAAAGGCGATGCGCCGTGAATCCGTCCGACCCCACCTCGCAGATCATCGAGGTCGGCCGTCTTCTTTATGACCGTAGTTTATTGATCGGTACCGAGGGAAACCTCTCGATCCGCCTGGAGAGAAACCGGTTTCTGGTCACCGCCGCCGGTGTCTGCAAGGGGAGACTCCGGTCGATCGACCTGGTCACCGTCGACGGCGAAGGTCGAAAGATCGCCGGCGGCGGGCGGCCCTCTTCGGAGATCCTCCTTCACCTCGCCCTCTACCGCCTCCGGCCGGAGATCCGCGCCGTGGCGCACGCCCACCCGCCCACCGCCACCGGTTTCGCCGTCGCCGGCGTTTCCCTGGACGGGGCGGTCCTTCCCGAGGTCGTCGTCTCCGTCGGTTCCGTTCCGACCGCCCCTTACGGCACACCCTCCACGGAATCGCTCGCGGAGGCGGCGCTTCCCGTCGCCCGTTGCCACGACGCTTTTCTCCTAAAGAATCACGGCGCGGTCACTCTGGGCCGGAAGGATCTCTGGGAGGCGTTCCATCGGATGGAGATGGTGGAGAGCCTGGCGCGGATCACGCTCACCGCGCGCCTCCTCGGCGGCGCTCAGCCGCTCTGCGGGGACGAGGTGGAGCGCCTGATCCGTCTCCACGGCGATCCCACGCCGCCCGGCTGCGGCTTTCCCGGCGGAGGGCCGCCCCCGACGCCGGAGGAGGAGGATCTGATCGGGAAGGCGCTCCGTCGCCTCGAGGAGCGTCTCGGCGGGCGGGATTGAAGAGACCGGAAAAACGGGAAAAACGGCCGGCGCCGGACGCGTCGGCCGTTCTCTTTTCTCTTCCGCCGTCCCTTAGGAGGACGCGGTGAGGCTGTTGATCCGTTTCTGGGCGCGGGATTTCCGGCGGGCCACCTGGTTCTTGTGGCAGATGTTGGTCTTCTCCGCCTTGTCGAGGCTGGAGACCAGCTGCCGGAGCGCCGCCGCCGCCTGTTCCGGATCTTCCGTCTCCCGCACCTTTCGGGTGAGGGTTCGGATCACGGATCGCTTGATGCGGTTGGCGATGTTACTCTTCTTGTTGGTGCGCAACCGCTTCTTCGCGGAAACATGATGAGGCATCGAATTCTCCTCCGTTGTCGACAACGATCCTAAAATCTATCATTTCCGCCTCGAGGGGGTCAAGAGGAGAATCGATCTTCGAGCGGAGGGGGCGATCCTGCGGAAAAGGGGTCCGCGCCGCCCGACGGGCAGGACGCGCCTTGACAGGGAGCCGTGGTGTTCCTATAGTGACCACAAATCGTTGTGATTCAACGCGTCCCGGCGAAACAACGCCGTGCGAAACCTTAACCGGAGGGGCGGCATGCCGAAACGGTACTTCCTGATCCTCATCGGGATCGCCCTCGCGTTTCCCACCGGCGCGGCGCGAGCCAAAGAGAACAATCGCTTCCTGAACTCGGAATTTCTCCCTCTCGGAGCCCGGTACGCCGGGATGGGAGGAACCCACGTCGCCCTTCCGGGCGGCGTCGCCTGCGCCTATACGAACCCGGCGATCCTCCCCTGGACCTCGGACCTGGAGTTCACCTTGGAGGGGGTCTTCACCGGGGGCCCGGACCACGTCAGCGGGGAGGGGGACAACGCGCTCACCTACCAGGAGAGGAACGAGCTCGGTCTGATCGGCATACGCTTTCCGGATCGCGGAGGCTTCAGTTTCGCGATCATGGAGGTGACCCGTTACGATCACGACATCCGGGGGCATCTCTTCGGACTCCTCCCGGAGGGGGGGACCAAGCCGGTATACACGAAGAAGGCCGAGGAGGACCCGGACAAACTGATCAGCGATTACCAGGACCGCGCTCAGATCCGTTCCTTCGGTTTCACCACGGGGTATCGGTTCACTCCCAACGCCAGCTTCGGCCTCGGCTTCTGGATCGACCGAAAGAAGGTTTTCAAGAAGATCGACTACTACAGCTCGCCGGTCTCCAGCGGCGAGGAGATGGACGACCTGATCGAGAAAGACTACGTGGACCGGGAGGGGAACACCAACGACGTCACCCTGCGGATCACGGGGGGACTCTACTACCGTCTCACCGACCGGATCGACGGCGCCCTCGCCTTCGGCACCGGTTCGGAGCTGCAGAGCGGGCTTCTCGTGGACGCCCGGACCACCATGATCTACGCCAAGGACAACCGGACCGTCTTCGACAAAACCCCCTGGAACATGCAGGCGGGCTTCTCCTTCTACTGGAGCGAGGGACTCCGTTTCGCCGGCGACGTCTCCTACCAGCACTGGAAGGACGTGCACCCGTATCTGAAATCCACCTTCCAGTTCGGCCTGGGCGCCGAGTGGGACTTCGACGAGAGGGTCACTTTTCGAGGCGGTTTCCGCACCTCCTTCGACCCGACCGATCTGCCGAGCACGGACGAGTTCCCGGGGGACGCGGCGTGGCGTGAGGAGCTCCGGGACATCGAGTGGAGCGGAACCCTCTTTCCGGCGGACGAGTACTTCCTGACCGCCGGCGTCGGCTACCGGCTCTCGCCGATCCTGCAGATCGACTTGGGCGTTCAGAACAGCGACCTGCTTAGCGCCGAGGACGGCCGCACCATGGTCACCGTGGGGGCCCGTTTCGTCACCGAGCAGCCCGACGACGACTAGCCCGGACGGGACGGACGGCGCCGGCCGCGCCCCGGCGGGAACTCGCGAGGAAGTTCTTGGAGAAGGTTCCGATCGGCGTGCTCGCCTCCGGCAGGGGAAGCAATCTGCAGGCGATTCTCCGAGCCGCCGCCGGGCCCGCGTACCCGGCGCGGGTTGCGGTGGTACTCTCCGACGCGGCGGAAGCGCCCGCCCTCGATCACGCCCGCGTCGCCGGCGCCGATGCCGTGCATGTTCCGCCCGGACGGAAGGGGGCGCGCCTCTCTCCGGAAGCCGAGAGGCGGATGGTGGAGGAGCTGCGGGCCCGGAACGTCCGCCTCGTCGCGCTGGCCGGTTTCATGCGT from the Candidatus Eisenbacteria bacterium genome contains:
- a CDS encoding EutN/CcmL family microcompartment protein — translated: MRIGDVIGTVTATQKAESLVGRRLLLVQPLDERGRPTEAPLVAIDTVSAAPGQRVYFVEKREAAKAFFGPQLPSDVTILGIVDRIDLEP
- a CDS encoding 30S ribosomal protein S20, with amino-acid sequence MPHHVSAKKRLRTNKKSNIANRIKRSVIRTLTRKVRETEDPEQAAAALRQLVSSLDKAEKTNICHKNQVARRKSRAQKRINSLTASS
- a CDS encoding aldehyde dehydrogenase EutE translates to MEKGDSYIDAIVDRVLERLTAGASGTRPAPSTAGDGLFDTLDEAARAAAEAFRAFSALPLEARRRTVAAVRRAAVEGADELSRLAVAETGMGRVEDKVRKNVLAAEKTPGPEILDPDAVTGDHGLTLTDRAPYGVIGSITPSTNPSETIIHNGISMMAGGNAVVFNGHPGAKETTARTIVLLNRAIHDAGGPPFLFTAVREPTIETAQALMTHPGIRLLVVTGGPGVVAAAMRSGKRVVAAGPGNPPAVVDETADVERAGKDLVLGSSLDNNIICVDEKEVICVAAVADRLRDAMVRAGAHLLEPNRLEALEKLVLAENAGPGRHGAPRKEWVGRDASRILDALGVPAAGDPRIVLVETEPDHPFVWTELLMPVIPLCRVPDVDAAIDLAVRVEQGFGHTASMHSRNLDALSRMARAVNTSIFVKNGPNYSGLGFGGEGHTSFTIASPTGEGLTDARTFTRPRRCVLVDRFRIV
- a CDS encoding EutN/CcmL family microcompartment protein, whose protein sequence is MILGDVIGTVTSTVKHGSLAGRRLLLVRPVTPEGEPSGETEIALDSVDAGIGDRVLVNREGRSAEAILGADGIPVRSVITAVVDEVVSGGLVAYRKGDAP
- a CDS encoding EutN/CcmL family microcompartment protein, which produces MVLGRVDGTVVATRKDAKLEGLKLLLVRVVDHQGNPSGGAFVAVDSVGAGVGEVVLCAQGSSSRLTPATENRPVDAVILAIVDLVEAEGRVTYRKDA
- a CDS encoding BMC domain-containing protein; protein product: MEALALLELDSIAGGYRAADALMKAARVRLLEMRPLDPGKFLILFRGPVGEVDAAYRRGRETAGEDLVDEVYLPAAHPSLFPLLEGKRPAASIEALGVIETGSAASAVCAADAAAKAAEVALLRVHLARRIGGKGYLLLTGGQADVEAAVAAGAARARERERLVAEVVIPAPTEEIFERLTAEWL
- a CDS encoding class II aldolase/adducin family protein; the protein is MNPSDPTSQIIEVGRLLYDRSLLIGTEGNLSIRLERNRFLVTAAGVCKGRLRSIDLVTVDGEGRKIAGGGRPSSEILLHLALYRLRPEIRAVAHAHPPTATGFAVAGVSLDGAVLPEVVVSVGSVPTAPYGTPSTESLAEAALPVARCHDAFLLKNHGAVTLGRKDLWEAFHRMEMVESLARITLTARLLGGAQPLCGDEVERLIRLHGDPTPPGCGFPGGGPPPTPEEEDLIGKALRRLEERLGGRD
- the eutM gene encoding ethanolamine utilization microcompartment protein EutM, translating into MGEALGMIECRGFIGVVEAADAMVKAAKVTLVHYERIGGGYATAIIRGDVAAVRAATEAGSAAASKVGELVSVHVIPRPHSNLEEVLPIGKRSGDND